A region from the Aliarcobacter thereius LMG 24486 genome encodes:
- the nusB gene encoding transcription antitermination factor NusB, which yields MATRTQARESVIGLLYAYDLGNEEIVKFVDDILEEKKIRNKQKEFALNLFNGTIRNIATIDEEIIKYLTQGTLEDVGSVEKSILRLAINEILFENLSKAIVINEAIELAKKLASDGAPKFINAILDQIKKS from the coding sequence TTGGCAACAAGAACACAAGCAAGAGAGTCAGTAATTGGTCTTCTATATGCATATGATTTAGGTAATGAAGAGATTGTAAAATTTGTTGATGATATTTTAGAAGAAAAAAAGATTAGAAATAAACAAAAAGAGTTTGCATTAAACCTTTTTAATGGAACTATAAGAAATATAGCTACAATTGATGAAGAGATTATAAAATATCTTACTCAAGGTACTTTGGAAGATGTAGGAAGTGTTGAAAAATCTATTTTAAGACTTGCTATTAATGAAATTTTATTTGAGAATCTATCAAAAGCAATTGTTATAAATGAAGCAATAGAACTTGCAAAGAAACTTGCAAGTGATGGTGCACCAAAGTTTATAAATGCGATTTTAGACCAAATAAAAAAGAGTTAA
- the pyrF gene encoding orotidine-5'-phosphate decarboxylase, with protein sequence MSNNMKLCVSLDLESSSENLALVEKIKDFDVWIKVGFRTYLRDGKKFLEDIKAINPNFKIFLDLKLYDIPNTMADAAEDISKFGLVDMFNVHASAGFEAMQTVMNRIKDIPNRPLVLAVTALTSFDNESFKKIYGENIDLKAREFAKTTFEAGLDGVVCSAFESLDIKNNTSKEFITLCPGIRPFGEDSGDQKRVADINFSKENLVDFIVVGRPIYKNDFPQNIVKKIIDNL encoded by the coding sequence ATGAGTAATAATATGAAACTTTGTGTATCTTTGGATTTAGAAAGTTCTAGTGAAAATCTAGCTTTAGTTGAAAAAATAAAAGATTTTGATGTATGGATTAAAGTTGGTTTTAGAACTTATTTAAGAGATGGTAAAAAGTTTTTAGAAGATATAAAAGCAATAAATCCAAACTTTAAAATTTTTCTTGATTTAAAATTATATGATATTCCAAATACAATGGCAGATGCTGCAGAAGACATTTCTAAATTTGGTTTAGTTGATATGTTTAATGTTCATGCAAGTGCTGGTTTTGAAGCTATGCAAACAGTTATGAATAGAATCAAAGATATCCCAAATAGACCTTTAGTTTTAGCAGTTACTGCTCTTACTTCATTCGATAATGAAAGTTTTAAAAAAATCTATGGAGAAAATATTGATTTAAAAGCAAGAGAGTTTGCTAAAACAACTTTTGAGGCTGGTCTTGATGGTGTTGTTTGCTCTGCTTTTGAAAGTTTAGACATTAAAAACAATACTTCAAAAGAGTTTATAACTCTTTGTCCAGGTATTCGTCCTTTTGGAGAAGATAGTGGCGATCAAAAAAGAGTTGCTGATATAAATTTTTCAAAAGAAAACTTGGTTGATTTTATTGTTGTAGGAAGACCTATTTATAAAAATGATTTTCCTCAAAATATTGTTAAGAAAATTATAGATAATTTATAG